Proteins from a genomic interval of Benincasa hispida cultivar B227 chromosome 7, ASM972705v1, whole genome shotgun sequence:
- the LOC120081111 gene encoding uncharacterized protein LOC120081111: MSLKARLQKIRKDNLSLSQYLSQIKDVADKFSVVGESISYRDHLTHILDGLGSEYNAFVTSIQNHVDNLSVEDVWSLLLSYEAQLEKQNAIDHLNIAQAYLSKLSFQHNSKRNALRPFPNHSSLILPSPNFSPILPSTSNSVHARPSFNKKWPPSKPPSSKPQCQIYHKFGHIVPQCHQLASFAYQCMNPQAHVSSVQPPTPTSIIDILSITLDFQYPDDGLCTNDNSIGCRRSTSGYCVYLGTNLVSWSSSKQKVVSHSSAKSEYHRMSNDTTELTQQKDVSHLSANPIIHQ, encoded by the exons ATGAGTTTGAAAGCTCGGTTACAAAAGATTAGGAAAGATAACCTGTCTCTTAGTCAATATTTGTCTCAAATTAAAGATGTTGCTGATAAATTTAGTGTTGTTGGAGAATCAATTTCTTATAGAGATCATCTTACACACATTTTAGATGGTTTAGGTAGTGAGTATAATGCTTTTGTTACATCTATACAAAATCATGTTGATAATCTCTCTGTTGAAGATGTGTGGAGTTTATTGTTATCTTATGAGGCTCAGCTAGAAAAACAGAATGCAATTGATCATTTGAATATTGCTCAAGCTTACCTTAGCAAACTTTCCTTTCAACACAACAGCAAGCGAAATGCCTTACGCCCTTTTCCCAATCACTCTTCCCTTATTTTACCTtctcctaatttttctccaatACTTCCAtctacatccaatagtgttcATGCTCGtccttcttttaataaaaaatggcCGCCCTCTAAACCACCTTCTTCCAAACCTCAATGCCAAATCTATCATAAGTTTGGCCATATTGTCCCTCAGTGTCACCAACTTGCTAGTTTTGCCTATCAATGTATGAATCCACAAGCCCATGTCTCTTCTGTCCAACCTCCTACCCCTACCTCTATAATCGATATATTATCCATTACTCTTGATTTTCAGTATCCTGATGATGGATTGTGTACCAATGACAACTCCATTGGTTGTCG GCGTAGTACAAGTGGTTATTGTGTTTACTTGGGTACCAACTTAGTTTCATGGTCTTCTTCTAAACAAAAGGTTGTTTCTCATTCAAGTGCTAAATCAGAGTATCACAGAATGTCAAATGATACAACGGAGTTAACTCAGCAAAAGGATGTTTCTCATTTAAGTGCAAATCCCATTATTCACCAATAG